The Lates calcarifer isolate ASB-BC8 linkage group LG24, TLL_Latcal_v3, whole genome shotgun sequence sequence GGTCACTGGACCCTGCTCCAATGTTTGTGGGGCAGGACTTAGTGAGGTGGCAATGGAAGACATGAATGCAAATGTGACACATTTCTCCTActctttaaaacatgttttgcacTCATTTATATatgtctgaaatattttttttttctgaattacTATTTGTCCCTCAGATCTTCCCTGTAGTGGTAACAGTCATAGCTGTCCTAGGAAAATTTGCAGCAACTGCCAGTTTCTCCATAGTCTATGTTTATACTGCAGAACTATACCCTACCACTTTAAGGTAAGGTAGGTAATGTCCCACATCATACCGGCTGAAAATGCCATATTTACTTATATTACTATGAGATTGCTGATGAGCCCAGTGTTTATCCCTCATAGGCAGAATGGTGTAGGTCTGAACTCCATGTGTGCTCGTGTGGCGGGTATCCTCGCTCCACTGATAAGGCTCCTGGATGTCTACCATCACACCATCCCTATGCTGATATATGGAATCATCCCCATTGTTGCTGGATGTTTCTGTTTACTGCTGCCTGAAACACGTAATGTCGAACTCCAGGACCACGCTGAACTCATGTGAGTTGATGAGAGAGCAGAGTAGTTATTTCTCAGAGCAATCAGAGAATCAGAGCAATTGTATGTAATAATGCTATTGTTTCCACTTACAGAAAACCTGAGACTGGGGCTGTTGAGGAGGGATCCTGCACTAAAGAGACCAAATCAGAAAAGagcacaaaaatgtaatttatgtgGACATAATAGTTTTCACAGTCTTTTCATATCAGGAGGAGCAGTGTACATGCTCTCAACTGATACAGTGGTAACAGTGCTGTGTTAGTATGCAGGTAGCTAAAAGGCAAAGCTTTAACTGAATCATGTTTAACTGTTATTAGGtttcatgttttacttttttggttTGAATTTCTATTTTTTGTAGTTCTTGTAGTACAAAATTGGTTTTGCTGTTGCAGATGTTATGGACTTGTTCAATAACTGAAAtttgtatataaaataaaattttcaatAAGTCCTCAGTGAGCCTGAACATTGCTTAAATGCCTGTATGTTGATCAGTTTTGCTGTACTTCACCTTGGAGGGAGAATATGTCAAACatgcttcctgtttttgtggTGCCACTTGCCTTAATGCCTGCTATCCCAAATGATTTCTTAAATATGCTTTTAATATCTGAAAAAATAACTTTACTTAAACACAAAACTCAGCGTTgaacattgttttattttattgtcacAAAAATTACTGCAGTATATTTATGATAGGAACCAGTGCATTTCTTTATGTCCACGTCATAAGGGAAGCCCTCcatatttcaaaataatgcTTGTCGTAATATCACATGTACAATATTATCTTACACTAGTTAAGCAGTGGTTGTTAAGTAAGTTTGGTCTGATTCATGTTCTGATCCATTCATGATTCTGGTTTGCTTATAATGAAAAATCAGCCCATGAGCACCAGGGCCAGTATGTGTAGTTgaaaataattgtaatttttGATTCCTCTTTATTAACTTTGTTCAAATTAAATTCCAAAACCTGGTTTTAAATTTTACTCAATGCCTATTAAAAGGAATACATAAAATGTATTATCTGAACTAAAAAGCATTTCATTCAGCAATATGGGATGAATGAAGGCGACAGTTACTTATGCTGGCATCTGTCATACTTATGCTGCACAGTTTCTTACAATGATTATGCTCTTGTTGCAATTACATTGTGGGTTATGTGTCAACACACTATTAATCATTACCATTACATAGATGAACACACTGTAAAATTTAGATGGCAGTAGCATCACAGTCACCATCTCATCAGCTGAGGACAGAAACAAGACACAGTTTTAACAGAGAAAAGCCACTATAAGATTAATCATGAATATGAAAGTAAATATACATAATGGAAATCACTTTTGCCTTTCCTGCTGGTACTTACATCTACATTGTACATTTATGCTTCAGATTCATCATGCACCACATCAGCAGTATTCCTCAGAAGCCACTGGTTCTTGTGTTGAGCGTATCCAAAGCCTTCATCATAATTCCCTTTTCTTCTGAACAGTTGTTGGTAGTGAAATATGCAGTAGAATTCCCCATGTAAAGGTGCATAATTGTACATGCTACAAATAAACAGAGTTTGTCAGTTACAGCACAAATTAATGACCATTTGGTTGGAGGCAGAAAGGGTATTTTTGTGGTTATAGTAGCTACGTGACTgatttcattttcctttatcTTGCATTTCAGAATTACTTACAGGTTTAAGTAGTTATCCTTAAGCGGTTAACAGAGAGGTGTGTTGACGGGTTTCTTGTAAAAGAGTAAAGTTGAGTTGGACTGTTGCTACTTTCACATGCGGTCGTGTGTACCGTGTTCATAAGAGGAGAACATATGAATATCTCCTTCTTGGGATATATTATGAGCAATTTTGTGAAAGCTCCGAATTCGACGTGTTTAGTGACGTTTACGGAAGTGGCGGAGGCCGTGGAAGTTCATTTTTCGTTGGATGGTAAgttaatatattgtatatatgtattttgttttgggttttgcTTATTTTAGATTGTGTAAAGGAGGAAAGTCTTGGTATTCCCCACCGCCTCATCTTTCCCCCCTGTTATTATGCCTTTGCATTCACTGCACTCTGTTACCCGCCTGCAAGCTAACTAAACTATTAGCCTCTGTGGCTTCTGTTTGCATCCGCGTTGCCTTTGCTTTCGCAGCGGTGCCAAGCATACAGCGCACACGATTCCCCTGTCGTTACCGCAGCTCACGAGTTCCGTTTAAAGGCAGCGTGTATGTGTCAAATTGTCTGTTAAAAGCATGGCCTCTTTTCAACCAATCAAACAAATTTGAATGTATTCGGAAAACAAGTCTATAGTAGGTATTGGCCcaaatataaaattaaacaacaattGTGCTCAAAGGTTGGAGGTGCGTTGCATGTTGCAACAGTAGATAAACACCGTGTATGGAGTGTGTCTATAACTATAGGTCGTCTTTAGCTTTAATGTTGCTATAGGCTATTGAGTTCCACGTGTCCCTTTCCCTATGTGactgaaaaacagactgaagcCGGGAAAGCTTTTCACCAGCCTCAGCTAAAGAAGGTAAGACTTTATCTGAAGTATTGTCAAAATTACATCCTCTGTGCTTTTAGCATTAATATTgaatttttttccctcatttgtTGCATAGGAGGTCAGCTTACAGTTAGAGCTGTTTTATATTCAGGCCAGTACAAAATGTATCAATATCAAAGTGACTAAAGTAAGTACTGAAAATCATCGATCAATATTGCAGGTGATTTTCCTGTAGAATATTGTAATAGCTCACCTTAATTTTTTCTGGCACACTTTACAACAGAAGCAAGTTTTGTGAAAGATGTATTTGTCTGCAGCAATTTTTTCCATCGGATAAACTGGCTTCAGACAGGCAGAGCACATCTCTTGACAGGTTGgttgaaactgatgaaaaaagttagattttgAGCTGGAGTAAACCAAAGAAGATTTTTTGACAGTAATGAGCATtaataacaaacacaaagacatacattaaaatcaaaaatctgtatttaattttcaaatctaagtcaaaaacagtaaaagaatACAAGCTAAAAAGAAATCCTTAAACATCAATAAGAACATCTTAAACCtctgataaataaacaaacaagcaatAACAACCAACACAATTAATATCTTGGGCTAATAAAATTATGTACATGAAATACAAATGAGAAACACTGTCCAAACTTATATATACAATGACTAACTGGGCCTGATTTAAAGTTTCTGATTGATTGGCAGCCGAACTTCTGGGTATGTTGTGACCTGATGCGTTGTTGTCATGGTTTCTGGGTGAGTAGTGACAACAGTGGAAGTTTTTGATGAGTAAAACCGGTTACCAAAGCTATCGTTTTGCTCATAGTTCTCTGTGACTGTTTTGGTTCCTATAACACTGTTCCCCACACGTTCAGTCTGCACCTCGAGTACACTGAGCTCTCGCTTAGGTTTAAGTGGGCTGAAAGTCAGTTGTTTTTGACCTCCTTTTCTGGGatccctctttctgttttgagCAGGGCTGTTGCATGTCAGGGTCTTTGTTGTCCGGAATTTCTCCTCTATCTTTGGGCTTTGCTGACATGTCGGGCAGATTGTGGTCTCTGGTGCCACCacatctgttttatctgtttttctaGCAGCTGACTGGATGGAGATGAAGGCAGGTGAGGATGGGGGACTTGCTCGTTTTGCAGAGGCTACTTCATTGCTTGTGCTTGGCCCAGCTAAGAGAGCTGTGTTTCCCTTTGTGGTAGGGCTTCCCTGTGCCTGCTGTGATTTTGTTCTGCTTGACCCAATGCTAATTTTACTAATATTACCAGAGGATGGGGATCCTTGCACTGTCCCTAAGGACTCTTTGAACAGGCATGATAAACCAGCAATATCTGAGTCAGATTTCAATGTAGAGACAGAATAAAGAGCCTTCTTAATGGCTTCCTCTATGTCTATGAGTCTGGCTAAGGTCTGCTCTTTTAGATTCATGATTTCCTCACTGGCTCTCTCAAGATCTCCAAAAACATGTGCCATTGAGGACTTACTTTCAGGGTCGCTCTTCAATGGTGACTTCTCCTCTCTATGTTCCACTTTtacctctttttgtttctttttgtcagaACTGACAACCCAGTCAGTGACGTTCTCAAATACTCTCCTCAGAGACTGCACATCAACCTCACTTGTGTCCTGTTCAATTTCTTCAACTCGACTGAGGATGCTCTGCAGTTCCTCCTGCTTTCGCAGGTTGTCAAAAATTTCCATGGCTGCTGTTATGTTTCCCCTCATGATCTCGTCCATGTGAACTGACAGCCGCTGTCGGCGCTCATCCTCTGTCTCGGTTCGtcctttcttttccctcatctcaactttgctttcttgtttcatttctctctcgTGCCTGTCTTTGCTGTCAGCAGTTTGACCACTGGTGTTTGTGCCACTGTAGGATGGACCAGCTATAGTTTGTTGTGGTTTTGCATCTGCATGTATGAGAATAGGTGGATTATTATCTCCAGATGTATCTTTTTGGCTGTTGTTGGGCTGGGCAATTTTTACTCTTTTTGGCTTTACAGGGGCATTCTTTACTGAAATTGCCTTTTTACCTCCAAATTTCTGGCATGCTTCATGAAAATCGACATGACTTTCATCTGTTTCATTCATATTCTCTTTGACAGGGCTTTTTTCCTGGAGTTTtttggctgctgctgtgacatttaTATCCTCTGTTCGATTAAAAGTACTCTTGTCGGTGATATTGATTGAGCCTTGGACTTGGTGCCTTACTTGAATTTTCTGAGACATCTGACTAGTTTCACCTTTATGATCTACTGAATTTGGCCCTGAATCTGCATCGCTGTTTATTTTGGACAGGTCTTTCATATGTTCATCCTTAGATGACACTGATGTTGTCAGTGGTTGAGCAACAGTTTCTTCTTTGgattgtttttccatttcaggtCTTACAGTATTTGTTTGGGTTGCCTCAGGGCTCTTTGTGTTGGCTGGATTGATTAtctctttgtttcactttgagATGCTCTGGTTTAGGTGGGATGGCTGGTTTTGAAACAACAggctttttgcttttctctAAGTCAGTACTTGTAACTGGTTTATTTAGGGTTTCACTTTGGCTTTGGGGCTCTGTAGTTGCTGCAGTCACCTCTTCCTTGGAGAACTCTTGTCTCAATGGTACTTCAGTTGGCCTGGGCTCAGTCACAGGGAAAAACTCTTTGATAATAGGCTTTTCAACAGACAAAGCATCCACATTTTGGGATCTTTCTTTGTGAGGTTTGGAAGAGTTTCTATATATCATAGCTGCTTTGAAATCTCCCCTTGCGATATTAATGTTGGATCTCTCCAAGGAATCCAAAGCTGCTTGAAGTTTGCCATGAAAAacaacttcctcttcctcttgttgtCCAGGTGTTAGTTTTGAACTATCAACCAAAGCTTCAAGGTGTTTGTGAACCACATCTGTTCCTTTTTGACCCTGTTTGTTGCATATCTCAGTAGTTAGCACTTCTTCAGAATTAGTTTTTTCATGGCACGTCTCTGTATTTTCATGTTGGCGGTCTGATTTATATTCTGAAGTGATGTTTGAGGCTGATGGAGCTTCATCCCACCTTGGCTCAGTGCACAAGTCCactttttgattttcattttcttgaggTAATTCTGCTTCTGTTCTTGAGTGTTTGACATCACCtgctatttgtttgttttgtgatgaGTAATACAAAGATTTGGCCTCCATTGTGGCCTGTTGGAGGCTATGGATTGCGGTTTGGAGGTTAGAGATTTCATCAGTGTCATCTACCACCTCAACTAATTCAGCTTGATGGACCCTGTCATCATCCTGTGTCTCAAGATGTAGATAAGGCCCCAGTGGTGCAGCTGTAAAGTTACACACTTCTTCCTGTCCTCGGCCACCACACTTCCAAagggtgttttttctttgctcacGATCATATACCCCAATGTTGCGTTCTCCAGAGGATTGGCTCTTTCCAAGTGGCACAGTTTGACCTGTACATGGATGCAAAATGGTGGTAGATTGGACACAATTTTCATGGatattttgctttgtttgattttctctttgatCCCCAGAGAACATGCCTTTCAGTCTCTTTACATCCACTGGGACCCACTCTGAAGAACTCTCCTCTGCCTGACCTCCTCTCAATTCATGATGAAGCTGTGTGCTCTGTTCAGCCAGAGTTTGGTTTGGAAGAAGTTCTTGTTCTTGCACTGTTGGTTCAGCCTGAAGAGTTTTCAAATATTCCAGATCTCCTTTTTCAATACAGCTCTTGAACAGTTTTACATTCCCCTTTACTGTGACTTCAGGCCTGATTGATCCTGTGCAGATTTGGTCTTGAGAAGTTTCTCGAAGGCAGCTTATGGCTGATTCAATAATGCCTTTTCTTAGTCcttgattttctgttttactaATATCAGTTTTCTCCATTTCTGGTTCATCATACTCTGCAGCATGCCCTTGTGGAGCACTGTAACTTTTCACATCATCCTCATCAAAATAATTGTAAAGGGAGTAAACAATGACTTCAGCACATGTGTTGGCATCCTTCTGAATGATCACTCCTTTTCTCAGAGAGTTATCTTGATTGAGAATATCCTCAACAAGCTGAACCACATTGGCAGTTTTAAACTCTGTGTCTTGGCTGGTAGGGAACTGATGCTGGGCAACAGGTACATTCACCACTGTGGCCTTCATACTTCCTTTACTATCCTCCTTTAAGTAAGTGATCTGAGGCTTTAGGTTTGCACGTGGTAGCAACTGGAGTATGAAGTTTTGTGCACCACCTTCAGCTACCTCATCATAGTTAATCTTAGGCCCTCCCTCTGATAGTGTGAATTTAGCCTTTTTAGCTATCATTGTCTCATTCACCTCAATGATTGATCCACCTGAATGAATGGCATTAACGTGATACAGGGAATTCAACGTTTCTTTGATGTTCTCCACCAACGTCTCAATTTCATCCTTGTTCTGATGCCTAATTCTGTCAAATGGCAGTGATTCAAACAGATAGGCTCTGTTCTTGACATTAGTTACTAGATACTCCTCAGCTGCCCCACTGGGATTTTCTGGGATTTGGGATTTTAACTCATGCACATAGGAATTTTCTCTTTCTATGTTTGTTGAGATAAATGGGTTGTTTTTCAAAAGATCTACACTTGTTGTGATACTTTCCTCAAATTCCTCTGGACCTGAAAGACTTGTAAGGTCATCCTCAAAGGCTGCTTCACCAGAGGAAACTTCTTCCCCACCAGAAAACCTAGTGCTTTGACgaacaacatgaacacatgG is a genomic window containing:
- the LOC127139240 gene encoding xin actin-binding repeat-containing protein 1; amino-acid sequence: MEKQSKEETVAQPLTTSVSSKDEHMKDLSKINSDADSGPNSVDHKGETSQMSQKIQVRHQVQGSINITDKSTFNRTEDINVTAAAKKLQEKSPVKENMNETDESHVDFHEACQKFGGKKAISVKNAPVKPKRVKIAQPNNSQKDTSGDNNPPILIHADAKPQQTIAGPSYSGTNTSGQTADSKDRHEREMKQESKVEMREKKGRTETEDERRQRLSVHMDEIMRGNITAAMEIFDNLRKQEELQSILSRVEEIEQDTSEVDVQSLRRVFENVTDWVVSSDKKKQKEVKVEHREEKSPLKSDPESKSSMAHVFGDLERASEEIMNLKEQTLARLIDIEEAIKKALYSVSTLKSDSDIAGLSCLFKESLGTVQGSPSSGNISKISIGSSRTKSQQAQGSPTTKGNTALLAGPSTSNEVASAKRASPPSSPAFISIQSAARKTDKTDVVAPETTICPTCQQSPKIEEKFRTTKTLTCNSPAQNRKRDPRKGGQKQLTFSPLKPKRELSVLEVQTERVGNSVIGTKTVTENYEQNDSFGNRFYSSKTSTVVTTHPETMTTTHQVTTYPEVRLPINQKL
- the LOC108881698 gene encoding LIM domain-containing protein isoform X1, producing the protein MRKKKDFALIVCKSCDAAEELLTVTENRHRLTSCLVMEWKSNLWRTQSLKSLPSSCDKPTWTEEGLWDKKSSVSQLVARYQTTVEVSASIQVTSVNSGDAKPKQVLKEITPSLLENKETGLASLMRRNEERERSRAKSSLTRSKSMGSLQNGAGSIEALKALFESNAATQSKVKSSFRAANFKSPYKAADTVTVMNGEVEEVKRSAEEQKAKVPADAPVNDAKMDAKADHVTQKVVNNTRTERRKTIGGIDFEKLASSQADEKRRSIADFRDSSFIQTKEKLCVSVKAMSACYMSKVAPQEPTQSPLKLAQDQSSESGKRVKLTKMAEDSQKREDDLPPPPLARHQPGPEDISGAHSQQSMPAFSKEKLYQQRQKCELRRLLKHTHPEVKMLDEVVDEELAEVLSSETVVTAGETGYEGEVLSRRLIFENCALSNKVSPYTPKSHMADRTVDRGDVSKTSTVSEEHEGRLCDESVKGIVEDDKTIGSSPDPNRECEEEMIRIDVQATRRIFENQSVKTLKPNPDNKFQGKVSISRDETGPVQKQIHDSEVSSTENIHCENKRTTCTKSLDLIDQPHKQGPCVHVVRQSTRFSGGEEVSSGEAAFEDDLTSLSGPEEFEESITTSVDLLKNNPFISTNIERENSYVHELKSQIPENPSGAAEEYLVTNVKNRAYLFESLPFDRIRHQNKDEIETLVENIKETLNSLYHVNAIHSGGSIIEVNETMIAKKAKFTLSEGGPKINYDEVAEGGAQNFILQLLPRANLKPQITYLKEDSKGSMKATVVNVPVAQHQFPTSQDTEFKTANVVQLVEDILNQDNSLRKGVIIQKDANTCAEVIVYSLYNYFDEDDVKSYSAPQGHAAEYDEPEMEKTDISKTENQGLRKGIIESAISCLRETSQDQICTGSIRPEVTVKGNVKLFKSCIEKGDLEYLKTLQAEPTVQEQELLPNQTLAEQSTQLHHELRGGQAEESSSEWVPVDVKRLKGMFSGDQRENQTKQNIHENCVQSTTILHPCTGQTVPLGKSQSSGERNIGVYDREQRKNTLWKCGGRGQEEVCNFTAAPLGPYLHLETQDDDRVHQAELVEVVDDTDEISNLQTAIHSLQQATMEAKSLYYSSQNKQIAGDVKHSRTEAELPQENENQKVDLCTEPRWDEAPSASNITSEYKSDRQHENTETCHEKTNSEEVLTTEICNKQGQKGTDVVHKHLEALVDSSKLTPGQQEEEEVVFHGKLQAALDSLERSNINIARGDFKAAMIYRNSSKPHKERSQNVDALSVEKPIIKEFFPVTEPRPTEVPLRQEFSKEEVTAATTEPQSQSETLNKPVTSTDLEKSKKPVVSKPAIPPKPEHLKVKQRDNQSSQHKEP
- the LOC108881698 gene encoding LIM domain-containing protein isoform X2, translating into MEWKSNLWRTQSLKSLPSSCDKPTWTEEGLWDKKSSVSQLVARYQTTVEVSASIQVTSVNSGDAKPKQVLKEITPSLLENKETGLASLMRRNEERERSRAKSSLTRSKSMGSLQNGAGSIEALKALFESNAATQSKVKSSFRAANFKSPYKAADTVTVMNGEVEEVKRSAEEQKAKVPADAPVNDAKMDAKADHVTQKVVNNTRTERRKTIGGIDFEKLASSQADEKRRSIADFRDSSFIQTKEKLCVSVKAMSACYMSKVAPQEPTQSPLKLAQDQSSESGKRVKLTKMAEDSQKREDDLPPPPLARHQPGPEDISGAHSQQSMPAFSKEKLYQQRQKCELRRLLKHTHPEVKMLDEVVDEELAEVLSSETVVTAGETGYEGEVLSRRLIFENCALSNKVSPYTPKSHMADRTVDRGDVSKTSTVSEEHEGRLCDESVKGIVEDDKTIGSSPDPNRECEEEMIRIDVQATRRIFENQSVKTLKPNPDNKFQGKVSISRDETGPVQKQIHDSEVSSTENIHCENKRTTCTKSLDLIDQPHKQGPCVHVVRQSTRFSGGEEVSSGEAAFEDDLTSLSGPEEFEESITTSVDLLKNNPFISTNIERENSYVHELKSQIPENPSGAAEEYLVTNVKNRAYLFESLPFDRIRHQNKDEIETLVENIKETLNSLYHVNAIHSGGSIIEVNETMIAKKAKFTLSEGGPKINYDEVAEGGAQNFILQLLPRANLKPQITYLKEDSKGSMKATVVNVPVAQHQFPTSQDTEFKTANVVQLVEDILNQDNSLRKGVIIQKDANTCAEVIVYSLYNYFDEDDVKSYSAPQGHAAEYDEPEMEKTDISKTENQGLRKGIIESAISCLRETSQDQICTGSIRPEVTVKGNVKLFKSCIEKGDLEYLKTLQAEPTVQEQELLPNQTLAEQSTQLHHELRGGQAEESSSEWVPVDVKRLKGMFSGDQRENQTKQNIHENCVQSTTILHPCTGQTVPLGKSQSSGERNIGVYDREQRKNTLWKCGGRGQEEVCNFTAAPLGPYLHLETQDDDRVHQAELVEVVDDTDEISNLQTAIHSLQQATMEAKSLYYSSQNKQIAGDVKHSRTEAELPQENENQKVDLCTEPRWDEAPSASNITSEYKSDRQHENTETCHEKTNSEEVLTTEICNKQGQKGTDVVHKHLEALVDSSKLTPGQQEEEEVVFHGKLQAALDSLERSNINIARGDFKAAMIYRNSSKPHKERSQNVDALSVEKPIIKEFFPVTEPRPTEVPLRQEFSKEEVTAATTEPQSQSETLNKPVTSTDLEKSKKPVVSKPAIPPKPEHLKVKQRDNQSSQHKEP
- the LOC108881698 gene encoding LIM domain-containing protein isoform X3, encoding MSACYMSKVAPQEPTQSPLKLAQDQSSESGKRVKLTKMAEDSQKREDDLPPPPLARHQPGPEDISGAHSQQSMPAFSKEKLYQQRQKCELRRLLKHTHPEVKMLDEVVDEELAEVLSSETVVTAGETGYEGEVLSRRLIFENCALSNKVSPYTPKSHMADRTVDRGDVSKTSTVSEEHEGRLCDESVKGIVEDDKTIGSSPDPNRECEEEMIRIDVQATRRIFENQSVKTLKPNPDNKFQGKVSISRDETGPVQKQIHDSEVSSTENIHCENKRTTCTKSLDLIDQPHKQGPCVHVVRQSTRFSGGEEVSSGEAAFEDDLTSLSGPEEFEESITTSVDLLKNNPFISTNIERENSYVHELKSQIPENPSGAAEEYLVTNVKNRAYLFESLPFDRIRHQNKDEIETLVENIKETLNSLYHVNAIHSGGSIIEVNETMIAKKAKFTLSEGGPKINYDEVAEGGAQNFILQLLPRANLKPQITYLKEDSKGSMKATVVNVPVAQHQFPTSQDTEFKTANVVQLVEDILNQDNSLRKGVIIQKDANTCAEVIVYSLYNYFDEDDVKSYSAPQGHAAEYDEPEMEKTDISKTENQGLRKGIIESAISCLRETSQDQICTGSIRPEVTVKGNVKLFKSCIEKGDLEYLKTLQAEPTVQEQELLPNQTLAEQSTQLHHELRGGQAEESSSEWVPVDVKRLKGMFSGDQRENQTKQNIHENCVQSTTILHPCTGQTVPLGKSQSSGERNIGVYDREQRKNTLWKCGGRGQEEVCNFTAAPLGPYLHLETQDDDRVHQAELVEVVDDTDEISNLQTAIHSLQQATMEAKSLYYSSQNKQIAGDVKHSRTEAELPQENENQKVDLCTEPRWDEAPSASNITSEYKSDRQHENTETCHEKTNSEEVLTTEICNKQGQKGTDVVHKHLEALVDSSKLTPGQQEEEEVVFHGKLQAALDSLERSNINIARGDFKAAMIYRNSSKPHKERSQNVDALSVEKPIIKEFFPVTEPRPTEVPLRQEFSKEEVTAATTEPQSQSETLNKPVTSTDLEKSKKPVVSKPAIPPKPEHLKVKQRDNQSSQHKEP